Proteins co-encoded in one Haloarcula pelagica genomic window:
- a CDS encoding DUF7287 family protein, translating to MSRGQTTLDFAVGISLFLAIVLFIFLFVPGILTTFTAGSPEETVTANRVADDLSLGLLGSPAEPNVWERECAVAFFDGTTPSGCNFAGSTTNERLGLAPRESVNVTVAGNVSADPDPGSDRLCWDDSAGTLDETDSGCAGTNDVVLTAGDDAPSTNADSVTATRVVSLHGEAVTVEVVMW from the coding sequence ATGAGCCGTGGACAGACGACACTGGATTTCGCGGTCGGGATCAGTCTCTTCCTCGCGATCGTCCTCTTTATCTTCCTGTTCGTCCCGGGGATTCTGACGACGTTCACCGCGGGAAGTCCCGAGGAGACGGTCACGGCCAACCGCGTCGCCGACGACCTCTCGCTCGGACTGTTGGGGTCGCCGGCGGAACCGAACGTCTGGGAACGGGAGTGTGCAGTCGCCTTCTTCGACGGGACGACCCCGTCGGGGTGTAACTTCGCCGGGTCGACGACGAACGAACGATTGGGGCTCGCCCCTCGCGAGAGCGTGAACGTCACTGTCGCTGGCAACGTCTCTGCCGATCCCGACCCGGGGTCGGACCGACTGTGCTGGGACGACAGCGCCGGCACGCTCGACGAAACGGACAGCGGGTGTGCGGGTACGAACGACGTGGTGCTGACCGCTGGCGACGACGCCCCGAGCACGAACGCCGACTCGGTGACGGCGACGCGGGTCGTCTCACTGCACGGGGAAGCGGTCACCGTCGAAGTGGTGATGTGGTAG
- a CDS encoding PKD domain-containing protein, producing MDRGRIAVLAVLALIVTVPVGAMTAQTVAGDTDSAPSMNLVRPTGDYATVGDAVNADIVLTVSDPQMANETIELAPRLNGHPLVTRTITADVQPLTVTLGLPAGLVQQGQNEVTINATDSAGHSSYASTTFTVGSTPTPTPTATASPSPTPTPTPTRAEPEPDPKPDPTPTPTRDPTPTATATPTPDPTATATPTPEPTPEPTPRPDRDADPNAWIDVDDDRVSVDEPVELDASDSLDADGRIVRYAWDLDDDGGIEDFGPAIVTQFDDTGAHEVGLTVEDDDGNADTTEETIEVVDATSTETETPTTTPTPTATPQVYPTAVPTDTPTPTATPVPAGAAAGSDATPTPTPTPASGAGPNTGAQAGGSYSIEQLRRGGRQPASAPQSVRVLGSTGALAVRYEPAKPLSNNLQYLEPGTTLHTDDIQLYSTRFGRSIEDRDVQLHVVFWEPTQQTVETENGTRTVTVAGNQSERVYDVSLGTGYSTANVTFPSHFDQKFQATMWLSDGGQPIDGARWRFGHQSSQSAAGTTVNSQGDLWVWAAQNILIIAIPGLLGGTVGARAIIERTARGPDKGAMWWGLIVGIGAFVLGTMAYFQTAQIITRLPQVFGAFIAAVGFIAMLESMGPRKRTDEFVRDELGDTVDTMGENVRNHLYRDKARIQTVRRDDGRLGLIKSGIRPFLARLFADPATIDDADLKTDIEVRDGPDDHVFLTDPDADDPLVWTPAHWTFEPELLRDDVVFDDEVGQVERILTKLNVRLLAVTAIGGVAGFVTGGWLFGSGTAAALVGAGVGFVAIAATANDGHAQFQPAPIHYRPARATLSKLGPAHADAKGLREAWKEVHKERASTAQDARDLEQDRDETLTMTIAKEEMPGVERGRDTDADPLEDRAQTNGHSDRRHPAADEEDDDE from the coding sequence ATGGACCGGGGTCGCATCGCCGTCCTGGCCGTGCTGGCGCTGATCGTCACCGTGCCGGTCGGCGCCATGACCGCGCAAACCGTCGCCGGAGACACCGATTCAGCGCCGTCGATGAACCTGGTCCGACCGACCGGAGACTACGCGACCGTCGGTGACGCGGTCAACGCCGATATCGTCCTGACGGTCTCGGACCCGCAGATGGCCAACGAAACGATCGAACTGGCGCCGCGGCTGAACGGCCACCCGCTGGTCACCAGGACGATCACGGCCGATGTCCAGCCGTTGACAGTCACGCTGGGGCTGCCAGCCGGACTGGTCCAACAGGGTCAGAACGAGGTCACGATCAACGCAACCGACAGCGCTGGACACTCCAGCTACGCGTCGACGACGTTCACCGTCGGTTCCACCCCGACACCAACGCCGACGGCAACGGCCAGCCCGAGTCCAACGCCAACACCTACCCCTACCCGGGCGGAGCCGGAGCCGGATCCCAAGCCGGACCCGACGCCGACGCCCACTCGGGACCCCACGCCGACGGCGACCGCGACCCCGACGCCAGACCCGACCGCGACGGCCACACCCACGCCAGAACCCACGCCGGAGCCGACGCCACGCCCCGATCGTGACGCCGATCCCAACGCCTGGATCGACGTGGACGACGACCGGGTGAGTGTCGACGAACCGGTCGAACTCGATGCCAGCGACTCACTCGACGCCGACGGCCGGATCGTCCGGTACGCGTGGGACCTCGACGACGACGGCGGGATCGAAGACTTCGGGCCGGCCATCGTCACACAGTTCGACGACACGGGCGCCCACGAGGTGGGCCTGACCGTCGAGGACGACGACGGCAACGCGGACACGACCGAGGAAACGATCGAAGTCGTCGATGCCACGTCGACCGAGACCGAGACGCCGACGACCACGCCGACTCCGACGGCGACACCGCAAGTCTACCCGACCGCGGTGCCGACGGACACGCCGACGCCGACCGCGACGCCCGTCCCGGCCGGCGCGGCCGCCGGCAGCGACGCGACACCGACCCCGACACCCACCCCCGCATCCGGGGCCGGTCCCAACACGGGCGCACAGGCAGGTGGATCGTACTCGATCGAGCAACTCCGCCGTGGCGGCCGACAACCGGCCTCGGCACCACAGTCCGTTCGCGTGCTGGGGTCGACCGGCGCGCTCGCGGTCCGCTACGAGCCGGCAAAACCACTGTCGAACAACCTCCAGTACCTCGAACCCGGGACGACGCTCCATACTGACGATATCCAACTTTACAGTACGCGCTTCGGCCGGTCGATCGAGGATCGCGACGTGCAGCTCCACGTCGTGTTCTGGGAACCGACCCAGCAGACCGTCGAGACCGAGAACGGCACCCGGACGGTCACGGTCGCCGGCAACCAGTCCGAGCGCGTCTACGATGTCAGTCTCGGAACGGGCTACTCGACGGCCAACGTCACGTTCCCGAGCCACTTCGACCAGAAGTTCCAGGCCACGATGTGGCTCTCGGACGGCGGCCAGCCCATCGACGGCGCTCGCTGGCGGTTCGGGCATCAGTCCTCACAGAGCGCCGCCGGCACGACCGTCAACAGCCAGGGCGACCTCTGGGTGTGGGCGGCTCAGAACATCCTCATCATCGCGATCCCTGGCCTCCTGGGCGGCACTGTCGGTGCCCGCGCGATCATCGAACGCACCGCACGCGGGCCTGACAAGGGCGCGATGTGGTGGGGCCTGATCGTCGGCATCGGCGCGTTCGTGCTGGGCACGATGGCGTACTTCCAGACTGCCCAGATCATCACCCGGCTCCCGCAGGTGTTCGGCGCGTTCATCGCTGCCGTCGGGTTCATCGCCATGCTCGAATCGATGGGGCCACGCAAGCGCACGGACGAGTTCGTCCGCGACGAGCTGGGCGACACCGTCGACACGATGGGCGAGAACGTCCGGAACCACCTCTACCGGGACAAGGCCCGGATCCAGACCGTCCGTCGGGACGACGGCCGGCTCGGTCTCATCAAGTCCGGCATCCGGCCGTTCCTCGCGCGGCTGTTCGCCGACCCGGCGACGATCGACGACGCGGACCTCAAGACGGACATCGAGGTTCGTGACGGCCCGGACGACCACGTGTTCCTCACCGATCCGGACGCCGACGACCCGCTGGTCTGGACACCGGCCCACTGGACGTTCGAACCCGAACTACTGCGTGACGACGTGGTGTTCGACGACGAGGTCGGTCAGGTCGAGCGCATCTTGACGAAACTGAACGTCCGGCTGCTGGCTGTGACGGCGATCGGCGGCGTCGCCGGCTTCGTCACGGGTGGCTGGCTGTTCGGCTCGGGCACGGCGGCTGCGTTGGTCGGCGCCGGTGTCGGCTTCGTCGCGATCGCGGCGACCGCCAACGACGGCCACGCCCAGTTCCAGCCGGCGCCGATCCACTACCGGCCGGCTCGGGCGACCCTCTCGAAGCTCGGCCCGGCGCATGCCGACGCGAAGGGGCTTCGCGAAGCCTGGAAAGAGGTCCACAAGGAACGCGCGTCGACGGCTCAGGACGCGCGCGACCTCGAACAGGACCGTGACGAGACGCTGACCATGACGATCGCGAAAGAGGAGATGCCCGGCGTCGAGCGCGGTCGTGACACCGACGCCGACCCACTGGAGGATCGCGCTCAGACCAACGGCCACAGCGACCGTCGACATCCGGCCGCTGACGAGGAGGACGACGATGAGTAG
- a CDS encoding helix-hairpin-helix domain-containing protein, whose translation MADPSFGLVAGLTTLLVFQLPQLRRVVTDVLADDPETEPTPIDQAHHAFVEGEIGVEELERRLAVLVDDRARTIREMADDADGIGEALSRDLAREFDTVSELRGADAADFERIDGIGEKRAKRLVETLE comes from the coding sequence ATGGCCGATCCCTCGTTCGGCCTCGTGGCAGGCCTCACGACGCTGCTCGTGTTCCAGCTCCCACAGCTCAGGCGCGTCGTCACGGACGTACTGGCGGACGACCCTGAGACGGAGCCGACGCCGATCGATCAGGCCCACCACGCGTTCGTCGAGGGCGAGATCGGCGTCGAGGAGCTGGAGCGACGGCTGGCCGTCTTGGTCGACGATCGAGCGCGGACGATCCGGGAGATGGCCGACGACGCCGACGGCATCGGCGAGGCGTTGTCACGCGACCTCGCCCGTGAGTTCGACACTGTGAGCGAGTTGCGAGGGGCCGACGCGGCGGACTTCGAGCGGATCGACGGGATCGGAGAGAAACGAGCCAAGCGGTTGGTCGAGACGCTGGAGTAA
- a CDS encoding DUF7266 family protein, translating to MTDRATSSTLNYVLSIAIASLLVTGLLFSGTNFVEGQQTQVVRSELRVIGEQINADLQRADRLVVAGDGPAGATTVRIEQSFPDRLTGRTYDIEVDPASQQLRLSMRNPDIEVTLPVDTRTALSPSTVDGGTVAIRTTGSGALEVTDD from the coding sequence ATGACCGACCGTGCGACCTCCTCGACGCTCAACTACGTGCTGAGCATCGCTATCGCCTCCCTGCTGGTCACCGGGCTGTTGTTCTCGGGGACCAACTTCGTCGAGGGACAGCAAACGCAGGTCGTCCGCTCGGAGCTGCGGGTCATCGGCGAACAGATCAACGCCGACCTCCAGCGGGCCGACCGGCTCGTCGTGGCCGGCGACGGGCCGGCGGGAGCGACGACCGTGCGGATCGAACAGTCGTTCCCCGATCGGCTCACCGGCCGGACCTACGACATCGAGGTCGACCCTGCCAGCCAGCAGCTACGCCTCTCGATGCGCAACCCCGACATCGAGGTCACGCTCCCGGTCGACACCCGGACGGCGCTGTCGCCCTCGACCGTCGACGGGGGGACCGTCGCGATCAGGACGACCGGCAGCGGCGCCCTGGAGGTGACCGATGACTGA
- a CDS encoding carboxypeptidase-like regulatory domain-containing protein, translating to MYPQSGAYLDEYGVGQDYSTLSGTVTDGSGNVVGAANVTVTNSTGATIATTTTDAGGDYSVTVSDGIDATVSVSKSGYKTASDTTAVSGATTLDITLPQSDQTKFVLDDQTQRGLFPATQTTLVVEKRSNLRPPFTYKTVSSKTFGSDEEVTTNLKLGAKYRVAVNAPGSSLSWRGWQYTTNTPDVIQITPTGPSKYITNQTQPTPTATGSTPTLSDPGTPTPADGGYITPDPTPTPAPITPAPTPTPSDPIIGPIVPDPQPTPTVEPTPTPGDGGFVTPEPITPRPTPTQAPIEAPPNATATPTPVTTRDYPYEEGYAWATRRCTMPDGSPGLYVEYYDSDKETTRITADPQLTGNDGVTREVTIDKTFVEPIGYWSSCIAAEEFPPIDDEPEPDPTPTLAPGATPTPTDDSGFFDPDPSTPTEGDEFTTATPIDSGDICDAASVQFRAYNSSGGTVANGTQDCRSDLPPADSGWNTTDPTTPTNGSNAIGGGAGGGAIIGDDAGSGASPLLIGVPAVGAIGLALYRRYQGGGGAGGAGSAGGP from the coding sequence GTGTATCCCCAAAGTGGCGCGTATCTTGACGAATATGGTGTAGGGCAAGACTATTCCACGCTCTCCGGCACCGTCACCGACGGCTCGGGCAACGTCGTCGGCGCGGCCAACGTCACGGTCACGAACAGCACGGGCGCCACGATCGCCACGACAACGACCGATGCGGGCGGCGACTATAGTGTCACCGTCAGCGACGGCATCGACGCCACGGTCAGCGTCTCGAAAAGCGGCTACAAGACCGCCAGCGACACGACGGCGGTCTCGGGCGCCACCACACTCGATATTACGCTACCCCAGTCCGACCAGACGAAATTCGTGCTGGACGACCAGACACAGCGCGGCCTGTTCCCAGCGACACAGACCACACTCGTCGTCGAGAAGCGATCGAACCTCCGGCCACCATTCACGTACAAAACCGTCTCCAGCAAGACCTTCGGGAGCGACGAGGAAGTCACCACGAACCTGAAACTCGGCGCGAAGTACCGCGTCGCCGTCAACGCACCGGGTTCGTCACTGTCCTGGCGCGGCTGGCAGTACACGACCAACACCCCGGACGTGATCCAGATCACACCAACCGGGCCGTCGAAGTACATCACGAACCAGACCCAGCCGACACCGACGGCCACGGGCTCGACACCAACACTGTCAGACCCAGGAACGCCGACGCCGGCCGATGGCGGCTACATCACGCCCGACCCGACCCCGACGCCGGCGCCGATCACGCCGGCCCCCACACCCACACCGTCGGACCCGATCATCGGCCCGATCGTGCCCGACCCACAGCCAACGCCGACGGTCGAACCGACGCCCACGCCTGGTGACGGCGGGTTCGTGACGCCGGAGCCGATCACGCCCCGGCCAACGCCGACCCAGGCGCCGATCGAGGCGCCACCGAACGCGACGGCCACGCCGACACCGGTGACGACCCGGGACTACCCCTACGAGGAGGGCTACGCGTGGGCAACGCGGCGGTGTACGATGCCCGACGGCTCGCCCGGCCTCTACGTCGAGTACTACGACAGCGACAAAGAGACGACGCGGATCACCGCCGACCCGCAACTGACCGGCAACGATGGCGTCACCCGGGAGGTGACGATCGACAAGACGTTCGTCGAGCCGATCGGCTACTGGTCGAGCTGCATCGCGGCCGAGGAGTTCCCACCGATCGATGACGAGCCCGAGCCAGACCCGACGCCGACGCTGGCGCCGGGCGCGACGCCAACGCCGACGGACGACAGTGGGTTCTTCGATCCGGACCCGTCGACGCCGACGGAGGGCGACGAGTTCACCACGGCAACGCCGATCGACAGCGGCGACATCTGTGACGCAGCGTCGGTCCAGTTCCGCGCCTACAACAGCTCCGGTGGGACGGTCGCCAACGGCACCCAGGACTGTCGGAGCGACCTGCCACCGGCGGATTCGGGCTGGAACACGACTGATCCGACGACACCGACCAACGGCTCGAACGCGATCGGCGGTGGTGCTGGTGGTGGCGCTATCATCGGCGACGACGCTGGTTCGGGAGCCTCGCCACTCCTGATCGGCGTGCCGGCCGTCGGCGCGATCGGCCTGGCGCTGTACCGGCGCTACCAGGGCGGCGGTGGCGCTGGTGGGGCCGGCAGCGCTGGCGGTCCGTAG
- a CDS encoding DUF7288 family protein, producing MRGQAHTLEAIVAGLLLLSSIIFALQATAVTPLSASTSSQHIENQQRSVTNGILSAAAEEGALKSTVLYWNNSSERFHNTTDLGYYTNGPPNTTFGRMLSRAFDDRSISYNVRIVFQKPNGERLRRPLIDQGVPSDNAVVAGRTVTITDDDPLYSASEEPIPGMNVTNATSFYMQDTGANVYNVARVEVITWRI from the coding sequence ATGCGCGGGCAAGCACACACGCTGGAAGCGATCGTCGCCGGCCTGTTGTTGTTGAGCAGTATCATCTTCGCGTTGCAGGCGACCGCGGTGACGCCGCTGTCGGCGAGTACGTCGAGCCAGCACATCGAGAACCAGCAGCGCTCGGTCACCAACGGCATCCTGTCGGCGGCGGCCGAGGAGGGCGCACTGAAGTCGACGGTGCTGTACTGGAACAACTCCTCGGAGCGGTTCCACAACACGACCGACCTGGGGTACTACACCAACGGGCCGCCCAACACCACCTTCGGACGGATGCTCTCCCGTGCGTTCGACGACCGGAGTATCTCCTACAACGTCCGGATCGTCTTCCAGAAGCCAAACGGCGAGCGGCTCCGGCGGCCGTTGATCGATCAGGGTGTTCCCAGCGACAACGCCGTCGTGGCCGGCCGAACGGTCACGATCACGGACGACGATCCGCTGTACTCGGCCAGCGAGGAGCCGATTCCGGGGATGAACGTGACGAACGCCACGAGTTTCTACATGCAGGATACGGGCGCGAACGTCTACAACGTCGCGCGTGTGGAGGTGATCACGTGGCGGATCTAG
- a CDS encoding DUF7261 family protein: MADLADRGQIILIAAFALAVTFIALALVVNAAIFTENLASRGETAGSDDALLVRHGVEDAVERAVVQANTYNASSESALEDSVDASIANVSRSVTRQQSVSGRVVTVSGPTYTQGTQIVDTAPGGSNFTSAVPTDNWTVATNVNARAYTMTIHDANTAGGANFGGPTTDEFRLNVTDGSDTWRVNVTERASGDVAVGVKEFGGEAGVCTASPTGGTVEIDLTGGRVGGQPCAPLAFAEGVSSSYDIEYDNGQLVRGNYSLVVDRDGYTNLNLISLFGSDDPATRQGIYAVRVTYRYDGASITYETEVRAAPGEPA, translated from the coding sequence GTGGCGGATCTAGCCGATCGCGGCCAGATCATCCTGATCGCGGCGTTCGCGCTGGCGGTGACGTTCATCGCGCTGGCGCTCGTTGTCAACGCGGCGATCTTCACGGAGAACCTCGCCAGCCGGGGCGAGACGGCCGGGAGCGACGACGCCCTGCTAGTCCGTCACGGCGTCGAGGATGCGGTCGAGAGGGCCGTGGTGCAGGCGAACACGTACAACGCGTCCTCCGAGTCGGCCCTGGAAGACAGCGTCGACGCGAGTATCGCGAACGTCTCCCGGTCCGTCACGAGACAGCAGTCGGTCAGCGGGCGCGTCGTCACCGTCTCGGGGCCGACCTACACACAGGGGACACAGATCGTCGACACCGCACCTGGCGGCTCGAACTTCACCAGCGCGGTCCCGACGGACAACTGGACCGTCGCGACCAACGTCAACGCCCGGGCGTACACGATGACGATCCACGACGCCAACACCGCCGGCGGTGCCAACTTCGGTGGGCCGACGACCGACGAGTTCCGGCTGAACGTCACGGACGGTTCGGACACCTGGCGGGTCAACGTGACCGAACGGGCATCGGGCGACGTGGCGGTCGGCGTCAAGGAGTTCGGCGGCGAGGCGGGGGTCTGTACCGCGTCACCGACCGGCGGGACCGTCGAGATCGACCTCACCGGCGGCCGCGTCGGCGGGCAGCCGTGTGCGCCGCTGGCGTTCGCCGAGGGCGTCTCAAGTAGCTACGACATCGAGTACGACAACGGCCAGCTGGTCCGGGGGAACTACTCGCTGGTCGTCGACAGGGACGGCTACACGAACCTGAACCTGATCAGCCTGTTCGGGAGCGACGATCCCGCGACGCGACAGGGCATCTACGCGGTCCGTGTCACCTACCGATACGACGGTGCGTCGATCACCTACGAGACCGAGGTCCGGGCCGCCCCGGGTGAGCCGGCATGA
- a CDS encoding DUF6884 domain-containing protein, with translation MAADRCLDCDSRLPPEGGIESAFSREDGQYCQDCVATPRIALVGCGSAKQDLDDGETVPAKDLYTSPYFSLKREYAEECCDEWQILSAKHGLLDPETEIEHYDASLNPQSDSYIGDYEAGVWAVETAQSLSVWTSLKIPYTHYVVLAGEDYVGHRHIEDELDRHRHVAYPFRRDDLGGIGDQQGWLREQIDNYHPPGQADIEHFAADGGGER, from the coding sequence ATGGCCGCCGACCGCTGTCTCGACTGTGACAGTCGGCTCCCACCCGAGGGCGGTATCGAGAGTGCGTTTTCCCGCGAGGACGGCCAGTACTGCCAGGATTGTGTCGCGACGCCTCGGATCGCACTCGTCGGCTGTGGGTCTGCGAAACAGGATCTCGACGATGGCGAGACCGTTCCCGCAAAGGACCTCTACACCTCGCCGTACTTCTCGCTGAAACGGGAGTACGCCGAGGAGTGCTGTGACGAGTGGCAGATCCTCTCGGCGAAACACGGTCTGCTCGATCCCGAGACGGAGATCGAGCACTACGATGCCTCGCTGAATCCGCAGTCAGACAGCTACATCGGCGACTACGAAGCCGGCGTGTGGGCTGTCGAGACCGCGCAATCGCTCTCCGTCTGGACCTCGCTGAAGATCCCGTACACGCACTACGTCGTGCTTGCCGGCGAGGACTACGTCGGTCACCGGCACATCGAGGACGAACTCGATCGGCACCGACACGTCGCCTACCCGTTCCGCCGGGACGACCTCGGCGGGATCGGCGATCAACAGGGCTGGCTCCGCGAGCAAATCGACAACTACCACCCGCCTGGGCAGGCCGATATCGAGCACTTCGCTGCCGACGGCGGAGGTGAGCGGTAG